Proteins found in one Streptomyces sp. CB09001 genomic segment:
- a CDS encoding amino acid permease, producing the protein MTDDAKASGLSDEERLAQLGYTQVLARRMSAFSNYAVSFTIISVLSGCLTLYLFGMNTGGPAVITWGWVAVGLMTLFVGLAMAEICSAYPTSAGLYFWAHRLAPPRTAAAWAWFTGWFNVLGQVAVTAGIDFGAASFLGAYLNLQFDFEVTPGRTILLFAAILILHGLLNTFGVRIVGLLNSVSVWWHVLGVAVIVGALTFAPDHHQSASFVFGEFVNNTGWSSGAYVVLIGLLMAQYTFTGYDASAHMTEETHDASTAGPKGIVRSIWTSWIAGFVLLLGFTFAIQSYDGALTSPTGAPPAQILLDALGATAGKLLLLVVIGAQLFCGMASVTANSRMIYAFSRDGALPYSHIWHSVNPRTRTPVAAVWLAALAALVLGLPYLINVTAYAAVTSIAVIGLYIAYVIPTLLRVRRGAAFERGPWHLGRWSQPVGVIAVTWVGVITVLFMLPQVSPVTWETFNYAPIAVLVVLGFAATWWLVSARHWFLNPDHERTRTRAAAHANAPEPVDP; encoded by the coding sequence ATGACAGATGACGCCAAGGCGAGTGGGCTGTCGGACGAGGAACGGCTGGCCCAGCTCGGCTACACCCAGGTTCTGGCCCGCCGCATGTCGGCGTTCTCCAACTACGCGGTCTCCTTCACGATCATCTCGGTCCTGTCGGGCTGCCTGACCCTCTACCTCTTCGGCATGAACACGGGCGGCCCCGCCGTCATCACGTGGGGCTGGGTGGCCGTCGGCCTGATGACGCTCTTCGTCGGCCTGGCTATGGCCGAGATCTGCTCGGCGTACCCGACCTCGGCGGGCCTGTACTTCTGGGCGCACCGCCTGGCACCCCCGCGCACGGCGGCGGCCTGGGCCTGGTTCACCGGCTGGTTCAACGTGCTGGGCCAGGTCGCGGTCACCGCCGGCATCGACTTCGGCGCCGCGTCCTTCCTGGGCGCCTACCTGAACCTCCAGTTCGACTTCGAGGTGACGCCGGGCCGCACGATCCTGCTCTTCGCCGCGATCCTGATCCTGCACGGCCTGCTGAACACCTTCGGCGTCCGCATCGTCGGCCTGCTGAACAGCGTGAGCGTGTGGTGGCACGTCCTGGGCGTCGCGGTCATCGTCGGCGCGCTGACCTTCGCGCCCGACCACCACCAGTCGGCGTCCTTCGTCTTCGGCGAGTTCGTGAACAACACGGGCTGGAGCAGCGGGGCGTACGTCGTCCTCATCGGTCTTCTGATGGCCCAGTACACCTTCACCGGCTACGACGCCTCCGCCCACATGACCGAGGAGACGCACGACGCGTCCACGGCGGGCCCGAAGGGCATCGTCCGCTCCATCTGGACCTCCTGGATCGCGGGCTTCGTCCTCCTCCTCGGCTTCACCTTCGCGATCCAGTCCTACGACGGCGCCCTGACGTCCCCGACCGGCGCCCCGCCCGCGCAGATCCTCCTGGACGCGCTGGGCGCGACGGCGGGCAAACTCCTCCTCCTCGTCGTGATCGGCGCCCAGCTCTTCTGCGGCATGGCGTCGGTGACGGCCAACAGCCGCATGATCTACGCCTTCTCCCGGGACGGCGCGCTGCCGTACTCCCACATCTGGCACTCGGTGAACCCGCGCACCCGCACCCCGGTCGCGGCGGTCTGGCTGGCCGCGCTGGCCGCCCTGGTCCTGGGCCTGCCCTACCTGATCAACGTCACGGCGTACGCCGCGGTGACGTCGATCGCGGTCATCGGCCTCTACATCGCGTACGTCATCCCGACGCTGCTCCGCGTCCGCAGGGGCGCCGCCTTCGAACGCGGGCCCTGGCACCTGGGCCGCTGGTCGCAGCCGGTGGGTGTGATCGCGGTGACGTGGGTCGGCGTCATCACGGTGCTGTTCATGCTGCCCCAGGTCTCCCCGGTCACCTGGGAGACCTTCAACTACGCGCCGATCGCCGTCCTGGTCGTGCTGGGCTTCGCCGCCACCTGGTGGCTGGTCTCGGCCCGGCACTGGTTCCTCAACCCCGACCACGAACGCACCCGCACCCGCGCGGCCGCCCACGCGAACGCCCCCGAGCCGGTGGACCCGTAG
- a CDS encoding PQQ-binding-like beta-propeller repeat protein — MTAQALGDGHRRALLIGTGTYDHPELSKLLSPEADCAGLTEVLRDPEIGQFEVQQLVDADRSMLERAIEEFFLTARRDDVCLLYFSCHGVRNRSDKLYFAVRNTDPERPAHSAISASFVHDMMDECRARSVVVVVDCCYSGLFIPGAKGSESAGFEEVLAGHGRVIVTAGTRMQRAWEGDHSAAETPALSRFTSAIVEGLRSGDADLNGDGLVTLQELFKYTSERLHLEGVKQTPRMGGEMQYDIPLARVKKKRRQRSSRTSKKTPSRRTAGPSPTRRAVVPWRVSAASGSARQPVLSDDTLVVHEKYSLHVFDAESRRRYPLIQTNYPGSAVFHSGTAYFPGPGSLLRSVDLRTGKPRRSARLQVCDGLLSISADTLYAPSPDGSLHSIDVRSDGVRWSQGLGQPAVCCPPEVAAGSVIVMTEEPRPLGDTTVSVEKGVQAVLEATGQPNWSYRPDRPLSGEWAVTDSGIYLVQEVDLSRQRIVAVDPTNGEPLWRFDAAANLAVAPAAVRGLVVFGDVDNRLVALDAKSGARLWERKTKGRVLTRPFAVGDTLFTADRAATLTAWRLPVGRKLRSYDVLLSADRQGAPACTNDWLYLTDSHGDMRALPTKLRA, encoded by the coding sequence ATGACCGCCCAGGCATTGGGCGATGGCCACCGTAGGGCTCTGCTCATCGGCACGGGAACATACGACCACCCGGAACTCTCCAAGCTGCTGTCTCCGGAGGCGGACTGCGCTGGATTGACCGAGGTTCTGCGTGATCCAGAGATTGGCCAGTTCGAGGTCCAACAACTGGTCGACGCCGATCGGTCCATGCTGGAGCGAGCGATCGAGGAGTTCTTCCTCACCGCGCGACGGGATGACGTCTGTCTGCTGTACTTCTCGTGCCACGGGGTCAGAAACCGCAGCGACAAGCTCTACTTTGCCGTTCGGAACACCGATCCGGAGCGCCCCGCGCACTCGGCGATCTCCGCGAGCTTCGTCCACGACATGATGGATGAGTGCCGTGCCCGCAGCGTTGTCGTGGTGGTGGACTGCTGCTACAGCGGATTGTTCATTCCTGGCGCCAAGGGGAGTGAATCGGCAGGCTTCGAAGAGGTACTGGCTGGCCATGGCCGTGTCATCGTCACTGCTGGCACCCGGATGCAGCGAGCCTGGGAAGGGGATCACTCCGCCGCGGAGACGCCTGCACTCTCGCGCTTCACCTCAGCGATCGTCGAAGGCTTGCGCAGTGGTGACGCCGACCTCAATGGCGATGGTCTTGTCACCCTTCAGGAGTTGTTCAAGTACACCTCTGAGCGGCTCCACCTGGAGGGGGTCAAACAGACGCCGCGGATGGGTGGCGAGATGCAGTACGACATACCGCTGGCCAGGGTGAAGAAAAAGCGTCGGCAGCGGTCTTCGCGTACCAGCAAGAAGACGCCGAGCCGTCGGACTGCCGGCCCGTCCCCCACCCGTCGAGCTGTAGTGCCCTGGCGGGTTTCGGCCGCTTCGGGCTCCGCTCGTCAGCCTGTCCTGTCCGACGACACCTTGGTAGTGCACGAAAAGTACAGCCTGCACGTGTTCGACGCCGAGTCCCGCCGCCGGTACCCGCTGATTCAGACGAACTATCCTGGCAGCGCCGTCTTCCACAGTGGCACTGCCTACTTCCCAGGCCCGGGTAGCTTGCTGCGAAGCGTCGATCTGCGAACGGGGAAACCCCGTCGGTCTGCCCGGCTGCAAGTCTGTGACGGTCTTCTAAGCATCTCCGCAGATACTCTGTACGCACCGAGCCCGGACGGCTCCCTGCACTCGATCGATGTCCGGTCCGATGGCGTTCGCTGGTCACAAGGGTTGGGGCAACCAGCTGTCTGCTGCCCTCCTGAAGTGGCTGCAGGCAGTGTGATTGTCATGACTGAGGAGCCCCGGCCTCTGGGTGACACTACGGTCTCCGTGGAGAAGGGCGTCCAGGCGGTCCTGGAAGCCACAGGCCAACCAAACTGGTCTTACCGGCCCGATAGGCCGCTTTCCGGAGAATGGGCCGTCACCGACTCCGGCATCTACTTGGTCCAAGAGGTCGATCTCTCTCGCCAGAGGATTGTCGCCGTCGACCCGACGAACGGTGAACCGCTGTGGCGGTTCGATGCAGCCGCCAACCTCGCTGTCGCTCCGGCTGCGGTGAGGGGATTGGTGGTGTTCGGTGATGTGGACAACCGGCTTGTCGCCCTCGATGCAAAGAGCGGTGCCCGGCTATGGGAACGGAAGACCAAAGGGCGTGTTCTCACCCGGCCGTTTGCGGTAGGCGACACTCTCTTCACTGCTGACCGTGCGGCGACGTTGACAGCTTGGAGACTCCCCGTCGGCCGAAAGCTCCGCTCTTACGACGTGCTTCTGAGTGCTGACCGCCAAGGGGCCCCAGCCTGTACCAATGACTGGCTATACCTGACAGACTCCCACGGGGATATGCGCGCCTTGCCTACGAAGCTTCGCGCGTGA
- a CDS encoding MerR family transcriptional regulator gives MNGATPPHSIGELSARTGVSVRTIRFYSDTGLLPPTDRTPAGYRRYGEAALDRLHLICVLRELDVDLSTVRRVLDGGLTIAEVAAAHADATALQIRALRLRHSVLRLVARRDASPEETVLMHRIARLTSDERRRLIGDFIAALEAGTPHARDAAAALRTALPELPDEPSDAQLSAWVELAELVADDDFRERMARAALPPADEDLLPGVAPEAVADLIPFVRQTVAEARAAGIDPEGDEAAPVVDAVVARIAAVLDRPDGPELREWLAGRFAAGHDPLVERYWRLVWTLNDWQVVPGHLPFQPWMVQALRRPGRVSPSRR, from the coding sequence ATGAACGGCGCGACGCCCCCGCACTCGATCGGTGAACTGTCGGCCCGTACCGGCGTGTCCGTACGGACGATCCGGTTCTACTCGGACACCGGACTGCTGCCTCCCACCGACCGCACCCCGGCCGGCTACCGCCGTTACGGCGAGGCGGCGCTGGACCGGCTCCACCTCATCTGCGTCCTGCGGGAGCTGGACGTCGATCTGAGCACGGTCCGCCGCGTCCTGGACGGTGGCCTGACCATCGCCGAGGTCGCCGCCGCGCACGCCGACGCCACCGCCCTCCAGATCCGCGCACTGCGGCTGCGGCACAGCGTGCTGCGGCTCGTTGCCCGGCGCGACGCCAGCCCCGAGGAGACAGTTCTCATGCACCGGATCGCCCGCCTCACCTCCGACGAACGACGGCGCCTGATCGGCGACTTCATCGCCGCCCTGGAGGCCGGCACGCCCCACGCCCGCGACGCCGCCGCCGCCCTGCGCACCGCCCTGCCCGAACTCCCCGACGAGCCCTCCGACGCCCAGCTCTCCGCCTGGGTGGAGCTGGCCGAACTCGTCGCCGACGACGACTTCCGCGAGCGCATGGCCCGTGCGGCCCTCCCGCCCGCCGACGAGGACCTGTTGCCGGGGGTGGCCCCCGAGGCGGTGGCGGACCTCATCCCCTTCGTGCGGCAGACCGTCGCCGAGGCCAGGGCGGCGGGCATCGACCCGGAGGGCGACGAGGCCGCCCCGGTCGTCGACGCCGTCGTGGCGCGCATCGCCGCCGTACTCGACCGCCCGGACGGCCCGGAGCTGCGGGAGTGGCTGGCCGGGCGGTTCGCGGCGGGGCACGACCCGCTGGTCGAGCGGTACTGGCGCCTGGTCTGGACCCTCAACGACTGGCAGGTCGTCCCCGGCCACCTGCCCTTCCAGCCCTGGATGGTCCAGGCCCTCCGCCGGCCCGGCCGGGTCAGCCCCAGTCGCCGTTGA
- a CDS encoding GntR family transcriptional regulator encodes MSARPLYVQLADVITKKIESGALAPDRPIPSENHLADEYGVARLTARRAAQELRERGLIVTVRGKGSFVVERPPAADDEDQPSG; translated from the coding sequence ATGAGCGCGCGGCCGCTCTACGTGCAACTCGCCGACGTCATCACGAAGAAGATCGAGTCGGGAGCGCTGGCGCCGGACAGGCCCATCCCGTCGGAGAACCATCTCGCCGACGAGTACGGCGTGGCGCGACTCACCGCGCGCCGGGCCGCGCAGGAGCTCCGCGAACGGGGGCTCATCGTCACCGTGCGCGGCAAGGGGTCGTTCGTCGTGGAGCGGCCGCCCGCCGCCGACGACGAGGACCAGCCCTCCGGCTGA
- a CDS encoding dihydrofolate reductase family protein: MPLPHVLLSAAVSLDGYLDDTGPERLLLSSPADFDRVDEVRASVDAILVGAGTIRADNPRLLVNSAERRAARVADGRAEYPIKVTVSGGGELDPAARFWHTGGDKVLLTTDDGARRARALGIGADVVSLGPDLDWRAALEYLHDRRGVRRLMVEGGGTVHTQLLQQELADELQLVLAPLLVGDPAAPRLFGPGAYQGGRLRLIGTRRIEDVVLMRYLPTAPGTGDRVAAADRHWLRLACELAELCPPSDTAFSVGAVVVAADGSELARGYSREGGDPVVHAEEAALAKVDPEDPRLARATVYSSLEPCARRASRPAPCARLILDAGVRRVVTAWREPDTFVAGADGSGVLTAAGAAVVVLAEYAQRAKAPNRHLEG; the protein is encoded by the coding sequence ATGCCCCTCCCCCACGTCCTCCTCTCCGCCGCCGTCTCCCTCGACGGATACCTGGACGACACCGGCCCCGAACGGCTGCTGCTCTCCAGCCCCGCCGACTTCGACCGGGTCGACGAGGTGCGGGCCTCCGTGGACGCGATCCTGGTCGGGGCCGGGACGATCCGGGCCGACAATCCGCGGCTGCTGGTGAACTCGGCCGAGCGGCGGGCGGCCCGGGTCGCGGACGGCAGGGCGGAGTACCCGATCAAGGTCACCGTCAGCGGCGGCGGCGAGCTGGACCCGGCGGCGCGGTTCTGGCACACGGGCGGGGACAAGGTGCTGCTGACCACGGACGACGGTGCCCGGCGGGCCCGCGCGCTCGGGATCGGTGCCGACGTGGTGTCCCTGGGGCCGGACCTCGACTGGCGGGCGGCGTTGGAGTACCTGCACGACCGGCGGGGCGTGCGGCGGCTCATGGTGGAAGGGGGCGGGACCGTCCACACCCAGTTGCTCCAGCAGGAACTCGCCGACGAGCTGCAGCTCGTTCTCGCGCCGCTGCTGGTCGGGGACCCGGCCGCACCCCGGCTGTTCGGGCCCGGTGCCTACCAGGGCGGGCGGCTGCGGCTGATCGGGACGCGGCGGATCGAGGACGTGGTGCTGATGCGGTACCTGCCGACCGCACCCGGCACCGGTGACCGCGTCGCCGCCGCCGACCGGCACTGGCTGCGGCTCGCCTGCGAGCTGGCCGAGCTGTGTCCGCCGTCGGACACCGCGTTCAGCGTGGGGGCGGTCGTCGTCGCCGCCGACGGGAGCGAGCTGGCACGGGGATACTCGCGGGAGGGCGGTGATCCGGTCGTGCACGCCGAGGAGGCCGCGCTCGCCAAGGTGGACCCGGAAGACCCGCGGCTCGCCCGCGCCACCGTCTACAGCAGCCTGGAGCCCTGTGCCCGCCGGGCCTCCCGGCCCGCCCCGTGCGCCCGGCTGATCCTCGACGCGGGGGTGCGCCGGGTCGTCACGGCCTGGCGGGAGCCGGACACCTTCGTGGCGGGAGCGGACGGCAGCGGGGTGCTCACCGCCGCGGGTGCCGCCGTCGTCGTACTGGCCGAGTACGCGCAGCGGGCGAAGGCACCCAACCGTCACCTGGAGGGGTAG
- a CDS encoding PP2C family protein-serine/threonine phosphatase has protein sequence MDDEGAAARAGGRLPGDPVPDPGLGLGDEALPVPPSGPPPARRTGYGRAFVHALPVLLIVVAILYDIFTPRYFTAGPLYTAAPLIAAPLYSRRGTALTGVAVVAAVIGLQLGKGVIHYVDSLTELITIATVAVLAVLVNGMVRRSSERLVSVREIAEAAQRAVLPEPAERIAGFEIAVCYEAAQADAFIGGDLYAVQDSARGVRLIVGDVRGKGMGAVAAVAVVIGAFREAAEQEATLEAVAQRLERALAREGTRRDGLDAFEGFTTAVLAELPHGGGTVRIVNRGHPPPLLLYGDGTLGPLPAHESALPLGMGELGVWPDRAEEAPFPGGATLLLYTDGLTEARDAKGEFYDPQARLTGRVFPHPATLLATLAEDVRRHSGGGMADDMALLAVRRPRRGDHDHCHEP, from the coding sequence GTGGACGACGAGGGAGCGGCCGCCAGAGCCGGTGGCCGGCTCCCCGGCGATCCCGTACCCGACCCGGGTCTCGGGCTCGGCGACGAGGCGCTGCCCGTGCCGCCCTCCGGGCCACCGCCAGCCCGGCGGACCGGGTACGGGCGGGCCTTCGTGCACGCGCTCCCCGTGCTGCTGATCGTCGTCGCCATCCTGTACGACATCTTCACCCCGAGATACTTCACCGCCGGGCCCCTCTACACGGCCGCGCCCCTGATCGCCGCCCCGCTCTACTCGCGGCGCGGCACGGCGCTCACCGGCGTCGCCGTGGTCGCCGCGGTCATCGGGCTGCAGCTCGGCAAGGGCGTCATCCACTACGTCGACTCCCTCACCGAGCTGATCACCATCGCCACGGTCGCCGTACTCGCCGTCCTCGTGAACGGCATGGTCCGCCGCAGCAGCGAGCGCCTCGTCTCCGTCCGTGAGATCGCCGAGGCCGCCCAGCGCGCCGTCCTGCCCGAACCCGCCGAGCGGATCGCGGGCTTCGAGATCGCCGTCTGCTACGAGGCCGCGCAGGCCGACGCCTTCATCGGCGGCGACCTGTACGCGGTGCAGGACAGCGCCCGCGGCGTCCGGCTCATCGTCGGGGACGTGCGCGGCAAGGGCATGGGTGCGGTGGCCGCCGTCGCCGTCGTGATCGGCGCGTTCCGGGAGGCGGCCGAGCAGGAGGCGACGCTGGAGGCGGTGGCACAGCGCCTGGAGCGGGCGCTGGCGCGCGAGGGCACCCGACGCGACGGACTGGACGCCTTCGAGGGCTTCACCACCGCCGTCCTCGCCGAACTCCCGCACGGCGGCGGCACCGTCCGCATCGTCAACCGCGGCCATCCGCCGCCCCTGCTGCTCTACGGCGACGGCACCCTCGGCCCGCTGCCCGCCCACGAGTCGGCGCTGCCGCTCGGCATGGGCGAGCTGGGAGTGTGGCCCGACCGGGCGGAGGAGGCCCCCTTCCCCGGCGGGGCCACACTGCTGCTCTACACCGACGGGCTGACCGAAGCCCGGGACGCGAAGGGCGAGTTCTACGATCCGCAGGCGCGGCTGACCGGCCGCGTCTTCCCGCATCCGGCGACCCTGCTCGCCACCCTCGCCGAGGACGTGCGCCGGCACTCCGGGGGCGGCATGGCGGACGACATGGCACTGCTCGCCGTCCGGCGCCCCCGGCGCGGTGATCATGATCATTGTCACGAGCCGTGA
- a CDS encoding M23 family metallopeptidase, whose amino-acid sequence MASNRPAPEAPSAPSGHGTDTFGYDGYRTEEGPWEEWNPTAESIRPVRGRHRVAKQRGGLARSSTVLGVGVIAAVGAGGMASAQTGKPPVSISMPDLPNVGSLLPGDDEKSEPEGSATPLSGITQAVAADSAEKTGTTGAGESLRARIMAQAEQQQAQVETKAAAEAAAAAEKKAAEAAAKAEKEAEEKAAAAKKKAEEEAAKKAEAERLAKLAKQFTLPTSSYTISSTFNQAGSLWSSGHHTGLDFAAPTGTLLKAVHSGTITSAGWDGSYGYKTVLTLDDGTELWYAHQSSINVSVGQQVTTGDVIGRVGATGNVTGAHLHLEVHTDGGTGIDPMAWLQSKGLTP is encoded by the coding sequence GTGGCGTCCAACCGGCCTGCCCCCGAGGCCCCGTCCGCGCCCAGTGGGCACGGCACCGACACCTTCGGCTACGACGGCTACCGCACCGAAGAGGGCCCCTGGGAGGAGTGGAATCCCACCGCGGAATCCATCCGCCCCGTACGCGGCCGGCACCGCGTGGCCAAGCAGCGCGGCGGACTCGCCCGCAGCTCCACCGTCCTCGGCGTCGGTGTCATAGCCGCCGTCGGAGCGGGCGGCATGGCCAGCGCGCAGACCGGCAAGCCGCCGGTGTCCATCTCCATGCCGGACCTGCCGAACGTCGGCTCGCTCCTCCCCGGCGACGACGAGAAGTCGGAGCCCGAGGGTTCCGCCACCCCGCTCAGCGGCATCACCCAGGCCGTCGCCGCCGACAGCGCGGAGAAGACCGGCACCACCGGCGCTGGTGAGTCGCTGCGGGCCCGGATCATGGCGCAGGCCGAGCAGCAGCAGGCGCAGGTCGAGACCAAGGCCGCCGCCGAAGCCGCCGCCGCGGCCGAGAAGAAGGCCGCGGAAGCCGCCGCCAAGGCGGAGAAGGAGGCCGAGGAGAAGGCCGCCGCCGCCAAGAAGAAGGCGGAGGAGGAGGCCGCGAAGAAGGCCGAGGCCGAGCGGCTCGCGAAGCTGGCCAAGCAGTTCACGCTGCCGACCTCCTCGTACACGATCTCCTCCACGTTCAACCAGGCCGGCTCCCTCTGGTCCTCCGGCCACCACACCGGCCTCGACTTCGCCGCCCCCACGGGCACGCTGCTCAAGGCGGTGCACAGCGGCACCATCACGTCGGCCGGCTGGGACGGGTCGTACGGCTACAAGACGGTGCTCACCCTCGACGACGGCACCGAGCTCTGGTACGCGCACCAGTCCTCCATCAACGTCAGCGTCGGCCAGCAGGTCACCACCGGCGACGTCATCGGCCGTGTCGGCGCCACCGGCAACGTCACCGGCGCCCACCTCCACCTCGAGGTGCACACCGACGGCGGCACCGGCATCGATCCGATGGCCTGGCTGCAGAGCAAGGGCCTCACCCCCTGA
- a CDS encoding aldo/keto reductase has protein sequence MTSLRKLGSSDLEVFPLALGGNVFGWTADRDRSFAVLDAYTAAGGNFVDTADSYSAWVDGNSGGESETVLGEWFAARGNRDDVVLATKVSQHPEYPGLSAANIRAAADASLRRLGTDHIDLYYTHFDKPEVPVEEIVGALDELVKAGKVRHIAASNISAERLAASLEFSDREGLARYVALQPHYNLVSRDTYEGELRDLAERAGLAAVPYYALAAGFLTGKYRPGTEVDSPRAGGAAKHLKTERGRRVLAALDEIAEAHDAPVATVALAWLAARPTVAAPIASARTVEQLPALLGVAELSLTEDEVGRLTRASA, from the coding sequence ATGACTTCTCTGCGCAAGCTCGGCTCCTCCGACCTCGAGGTCTTCCCCCTGGCCCTGGGCGGCAACGTCTTCGGCTGGACCGCCGACCGAGACCGGTCCTTCGCCGTCCTGGACGCCTACACGGCGGCCGGCGGCAACTTCGTCGACACCGCCGACTCCTACTCGGCGTGGGTCGACGGCAACAGCGGCGGTGAGTCCGAGACCGTCCTGGGCGAGTGGTTCGCGGCCCGCGGCAACCGTGACGACGTCGTCCTCGCCACCAAGGTCAGCCAGCACCCCGAGTACCCGGGCCTGTCCGCCGCGAACATCAGGGCCGCGGCCGACGCCTCGCTGCGCCGCCTGGGCACCGACCACATCGACCTGTACTACACCCACTTCGACAAGCCCGAGGTGCCGGTCGAGGAGATCGTCGGCGCGCTCGACGAACTGGTGAAGGCCGGCAAGGTGCGGCACATCGCCGCCTCCAACATCTCCGCCGAGCGGCTCGCCGCGTCCCTGGAGTTCTCCGACCGCGAGGGCCTCGCCCGGTACGTCGCCCTCCAGCCGCACTACAACCTGGTCTCCCGCGACACGTACGAGGGCGAGCTGCGCGACCTCGCCGAGCGGGCGGGGCTCGCCGCCGTGCCGTACTACGCCCTCGCGGCCGGCTTCCTCACCGGCAAGTACCGGCCCGGCACGGAGGTGGACAGCCCGCGGGCGGGCGGTGCGGCCAAGCACCTTAAGACCGAGCGGGGCCGCCGGGTGCTGGCCGCCCTGGACGAGATCGCCGAGGCCCACGACGCCCCCGTCGCCACGGTCGCCCTCGCCTGGCTGGCCGCCCGGCCGACGGTGGCGGCGCCGATCGCGTCCGCGCGCACGGTGGAGCAGCTGCCGGCGCTGCTGGGCGTGGCCGAGCTGAGCCTGACGGAGGACGAGGTCGGCCGGCTGACCCGGGCGTCCGCCTGA
- a CDS encoding PrsW family intramembrane metalloprotease: MATCPPYPTRAHRHTHWWQRTWVRYGALITLLALSGLVILALVREQTGTQGFLVGLGLAVLPVPLLIAAFRWLDRVDPGPWRNLLFCFAWGACAAALIAIVANSFATRWIATATADPASADTLGATVIAPVVEESAKAAAVLLVFLFRRRDFTGIVDGVVVAGVTATGFAFTENILYLGTAFGTDQLTGDSGIASVTAATFFVRVVMSPFAHPLFTVLTGIGFGVAALSTGRHHLRRALLPLAGLLLAMGMHALWNGSAAFGEYGFFAVYAAFMVPSFGLLTWLVIWTRQRELGTVRAELPAYVVAGWLTPAEPYALGSMRARRIARQYARRHAGKEGARAVARYEACATSVAFLRQRGRRGRAGADFAVRERALLDALWHLRDLARPALDHAARATAPPPPVPQPVPPWAYPYGGTHGAYGLRTAPTPYAPQAPYAPHALYGPLGPQAPHNPYAPPHTPYAPPYTPYAPPGPHRP, encoded by the coding sequence GTGGCCACCTGTCCCCCGTATCCGACCCGTGCGCACCGGCATACGCACTGGTGGCAGCGGACCTGGGTCCGTTACGGCGCGCTGATCACCCTGCTCGCGCTCTCCGGCCTGGTGATCCTGGCCCTGGTGCGGGAACAGACGGGCACGCAGGGGTTCCTGGTGGGGCTGGGCCTGGCGGTGCTGCCGGTGCCGCTGCTCATAGCCGCGTTCCGCTGGCTGGACCGGGTGGACCCCGGCCCCTGGCGGAACCTGCTCTTCTGCTTCGCCTGGGGGGCCTGCGCGGCGGCGCTGATAGCGATCGTCGCCAACAGCTTCGCGACCCGCTGGATAGCCACCGCGACCGCCGACCCGGCGAGCGCGGACACCCTGGGCGCCACGGTCATAGCCCCGGTCGTCGAGGAGTCCGCCAAAGCGGCCGCCGTCCTCCTCGTCTTCCTCTTCCGCAGGCGGGACTTCACCGGCATCGTCGACGGCGTGGTCGTCGCCGGGGTCACCGCCACCGGTTTCGCCTTCACCGAGAACATCCTCTACCTGGGTACCGCCTTCGGCACCGACCAGCTCACCGGCGACAGCGGCATCGCCTCCGTCACCGCGGCGACCTTCTTCGTGCGGGTCGTGATGTCGCCGTTCGCGCACCCGCTGTTCACCGTGCTCACCGGCATCGGCTTCGGCGTCGCCGCGCTCTCGACGGGCCGGCACCACCTGCGCCGGGCCCTGCTCCCCCTGGCCGGACTGCTGCTCGCGATGGGCATGCACGCACTGTGGAACGGCTCGGCCGCGTTCGGCGAGTACGGCTTCTTCGCCGTGTACGCGGCGTTCATGGTGCCGTCCTTCGGCCTGCTGACCTGGCTGGTGATCTGGACCCGGCAGCGCGAACTGGGCACCGTGCGGGCCGAGCTGCCCGCGTACGTCGTGGCCGGCTGGCTCACGCCCGCGGAGCCGTACGCGCTCGGCTCGATGCGGGCCCGCCGCATCGCCCGGCAGTACGCCCGCCGGCACGCCGGGAAGGAAGGGGCGCGGGCGGTGGCGCGGTACGAGGCCTGCGCGACCTCGGTGGCGTTCCTGCGGCAGCGGGGCCGCCGGGGCCGGGCGGGCGCCGACTTCGCCGTACGGGAGCGGGCACTGCTGGACGCCCTGTGGCACCTGCGGGACCTCGCCCGCCCGGCCCTGGACCACGCGGCCCGGGCCACGGCACCGCCGCCGCCCGTGCCGCAGCCGGTGCCGCCGTGGGCGTATCCGTACGGCGGGACGCACGGCGCGTACGGCCTCCGGACCGCGCCCACTCCCTACGCCCCGCAGGCCCCGTACGCCCCCCACGCCCTCTACGGGCCGCTCGGACCGCAGGCCCCGCACAACCCGTACGCGCCGCCACACACCCCGTATGCGCCGCCGTACACCCCGTACGCGCCACCCGGCCCCCACCGCCCGTAG